The sequence TAAAACTGTCTACAAATTACTTCCGTTTGACGTCTCGACCGCAGTGGGCTTTATACCAGTACCATGTTGGCTATAGTCCTGAGATGGAAGCACGCCGCCTTCGATCAGCTTTGCTCTTTCAGCATGAAGAGCTAATTGGAAAGACTCATGCATTTGATGGATCAATACTATTCTTGCCAAAAAAACTAGTGAATAAGGTGTGATACGAGAATgctgttttactttttattttgacatgCATTTTATGATGCTTCTTGTTTCTTACTGGTCTGGAAGAAGTTAGAGAATCGATGTCCCTCAAGCAATGTTTAGTTGGGTTGAATATATTAGTGTAAGCTAATTTGCTTGTGTAGAGAAATTTGGTGGTAAACTTCTAGTTCTTATGCTTAGGTTCTGCAGGCTAGAATAATCCTCTGCATAGAAGTGGAGAGTACAGacagtatttttgcttttgttttctttctgcttacatcttttcttctgtattttaacataCAACATAACTGAAAGGGTGGATGTATTGGATGTATGTGGCAAGGTTTTTGTAGCTGTGGGGGGTCTGGGGTGGCTTTACAACAGACCCACCATAGACCAAAGCTGATCCCATCAGCAAAGTTGATGGCTTCTCGCTCTGTTTAAAGGGGGAAAGGGGCCAAGGGGGGGAGAAATGCCAGAGTGGAAGAGAAGTCTGAGAAGAAAGGAGCAGTAGAGGTAAAAATGCAGTGTACTGATGGTAATATATTAAGTTAATTTCTTCAAGTTGAGTCTTTCCTGCGATGGTAATTAgtaagtgatctccctgtcttcATGTTGAATTCAGCTGCTTTGGGGACAAGGCTCCATTCTACTCTGTTAGTCATCTTCACCCAAATGAATGAAGCCTTTTAGGTTGTAGTTCACAGTCAtagttgtcctgggttcagctatagcagtcatttttcgCCTTcttagtggctggtgcagtgctgtgttttttaactttcagcctgggaacaacgctgataacaccgatgtttttagttgttgctaagtaatgtttattccaaccaaggactttctcagtctcatgctttgccagggaggaggggtagccaggaggaagcagagacaggacacctgacccaaactggccaaaggggtattccataccacaggacgtcatgcccagtatataaaccggggggagttacccggaaggcccagatcactgctcgggttgggctgggtatcagtcggcgggtggtgagcaattgtatcctctccccttgttatttcactaatcattattatcattggtggtagcagtagtggttttgtattacaccttagttactggactgctcttatgtcaacccgtgggagttacattcttccgattctcctccccatccctccgggagcagggggaggaagaaggcagggagtgagcgagcggctgtgtggttctgagttaccggctgggctcaaaccacgacaatagTAGAAATCAAATTCCAATTTCAGCAAAGTCTGGAATTATTACTTGGAATCTTAATGTACAAGTCCAGTTGGTTACTAATGGAGCAAAGTCCAGAAAAAGCCTTGTTTACCTCTAGTTTCATTAACCTAACTTCACTTTTCTCAGGTTACTGAAGTGTTTAGTAGGACTCGAAATGGAGAGGATGTGAAGATAACAATCACATTGACTAATGAATTGCCACCTTCTTCACCTACATGTCTGCAATTTTACAACATCATTTTTAGAAGGTTTGCTGTCCAAGTTATGTCTTTATAAGAAGCAATTCTAAAAGTGTCTGACcggtttttcctttccaaggaAAGGACTACAAATCAATATTACAAGTGTAAATTTGTAAGCCTTTGTAGCTACCATTACTATGTGGCCAGTCACATCTGGCAACATTCTAGTGTGCAGTTATATGCATGTTTCTGGCCCATGTTAGTGTGAAATGAGTTCATACCTTCTTCCTGTGGAAGCAGATTCGCACTAAAGTGCTAACTGTTGTGGGCAGTTAGCAATCCTGTCTCTGCCCTCCTTTTGTGTCTGTGACTTTGTGTCTTAAAGCAAATGTAGTGCAGCACTTTGAAATGGCAAATTACTTCTTTTGCTGTAGTCTTTCCACTTAACCTTGGTACTTGGGCTACCTGGTTCATCTGAAATGTAGCTTGTTTAGACTGCTACCTTCAGTTGGTTGGTGAAAGGTTAGGTTGTATGCTAATATTCTGAAGTGATTAATTGTCATTAATAAGCGTCGATGGCCTTTCTAAATTGAGTTTAATGAAAAGGTCACGTGTGATTGTTTTATCTAGTCAGATGGACAAAAAATGAGGTTGGGCAGAGGGATGGGACCATGCATAGTTTgataaaatgaataataatgGTAAATGACATCCATATTTCAACTTCTAGGCTTTTGAAGATGTTGAATTTGCAGCAGATTGGACGCAATTACTACAACCCCAATGACCCAATCAGCATCCCTAACCACAGGTTTGGCAAAAAGAATACTTGGGCTTAGTGGTGTGCAGGGAGAAACAGTGATATTTTGGTACTCCTCtggtggtttattttgtaataaaaccATGGACTTAAACAACTGGTATTCCTGGGACGCATGAGACCTTCTCCTAACTTAGTTTCTTCTATGTGTAAGATCTCATTACTCGAGTAATACAACATAACATAATATACAACAGTACAACATAACGAGTAATGGTGTAACGAGTAATGGTGTAACGAGTAATGGTGTAACGAGTAATGGTGTATCCTGCCATTACATTTAACTCCAGTGTCAGAAACTTTGCTTAAATGTCTGTAAGGCTGAGATCTCTTGagtactttgatttttaaagctcAGAACTGTCTTGCCTTCATTTTGAAGGTCATTTAATCTGTGGAAATTCATAACTGGCCATCCCTGGCTGGATGGGTAGTTCTGGAACTCGCCTCATGCTGGCTGTCATGTCTTGTCACTGCTACAGGATACCATACAATGTGACTGATGCTTATGGCTAGCCCTAGGCCTATTGTCCAAGTTAGTAAGCTTGATTTTGACTGGGGCCCCATTGTATGTCTGTAGTGTACTCCTTGCCATTAACTTAGAAGACTTATAGCATGAAGTGGATTTCTTAGGTTTTGAGGTATCCTTCCTTTCACTTCAGTTACATTGCTACATTATTCAGTCTTTTACCTTGACTAAAGATATctgcatgtaaaatattttttttgtgttaactTTCAGGAGCTTGTTTACATTTGGATAATTTATATTTGGATAATGGTTTCTCTGTTGGAATgagatgatcttatggtcctttccaaccctaaccattctatgatcctatgattgACTGCTTTCTAATGACTGGGAGAGTGGATAGAAATGACTTAAGGGGTGAGAGTAGAGATGCTTTAAAGCGTGTTAAGATTCTGTTTGTTCTTCTTTGACAGGTTGATGGTTTGGCCGGGCTTCACAAGTTCTATCCTCCAGTATGAGGAAAGCATTATGTTATGCGTAGATGTAAGCCATAAGGTTCTTCGCAGTGAAACAGTGCTGGATTTTATGTACAGTCTGTATTACCAGGTTGAAGAGCAAAGATTTAGAGATACCTGTGCTAAAGAGCTGATAGGTTTAATTGTTCTTACAAAGTAAGTCTCTCTGGATTCTTATTGTCTTCGagatctgtttattttttggggATGTTGCATGTCCGGAAATATACAATGAAGCATCAGAGAGATGAAAATGATATTATTGTCAAGCCAGCAAACTAATTCAAGTGACAGCATTTCCGAAAGCAGAAAGTACATACTGGATtagttttcatttagttttatCACAATTTAGCTTTTAGTAGAATTGATAGCCTGTTACAGTAGAAAACTTGAAGTTACTGCTGCTGATAGGAACAAAGCCTTCAACTTAAATGAGTATTGTGATTAACCTTTTTGTCCTGCAGTTCtacttcttttctatttaagatgtaaagaaaagaaaagagaaaagattaaatTGTTTATTTAGGTACAATAACAAAACATACAGAGTTGATGACATTGACTGGGATGCCAATCCACAGTGTACCTTTAGAAAATCAGATGGTTCTGAGATCAGCTACGTGGACTACTACAAAAGGGTATGGAAACTGAACTCTCAGTGTGTGTGTTATGCTGAGTGTCTTTTGAATGTCTTTATTAATGATGTGGATGATGGAGCAGAGTGTACCCCCAGCAAGTTTGATGATAATTTACTGGAGGTAAAATATATGGACAGtcttcttaaaagaaattactcttTGATACTTTTGGTTCTTTGAAACAAAGTTTACATGTGTCCTTCATGGCTTAACCTTCTCTACCATGGGGGCTTACCACTGTAATTGTGAAATCTTTCTGCACATCAGTTTCAACTGTAAAACAGGAtagggcttaaaaaaaaaactagaAGCAAAATTCATGTTATCCATTCTAGTTCAGGATAAATTAGAaactttctctgccttttttgattttgctgtgatctcacttttttgtttttaaatactacCCTTTGGATGGTTTCCGAGGTGTCATTCTCTTTAAGAAAAAGTTGAACTAGGAAGTATGTTTGCTGACTGCCAGCTTGTGTTTGGTGCCTTTTTGTATTTgtctgttggggttttggtgggtttttttccccctaaactGAATTAGTAACTGCTACAAACCAACTCTTGCCAAATGCAAGGAAGGGTTGTGGGAAGGTTGAGTTTAAGAAACTTCACTTGgaatctttttttattcctgtattaTCTTGAATTAAATTGTTCTATAGGGCAGGAACCGTGTCCATTACTGAACTGGAATGAGCGTCCTAATCTTTAACTGGATACTGTGGGTGATACAGCCTAGAGCAAGCAGAAGCATTGTTTCTGTTGTCTCCTACAAGCCAATTATTTGGTCACATCAGCAGAGAGAGTAGTGCTTCCTGTTTGTCCTTTTCTGACAAAATCTGTTCCTCTCAAGTTACATGTACTAACTGAAAAAACTTGCtggttgcttttgttttatttttgtttgttttaggaaaaatactcattttttcAAGTGAGCATGGTTATTAAGAAAACTGTGTTTGTTATGAATAAACTAACATACAGTATCCATTTGTAATTCAGCAATATAATCAAGAAATTACTGACTTGAACCAGCCTGTCTTGATCAGTcagtgcaggaggaagggaggaaacaTGATGCCGGGACCTGTGGTTCTAATTCCAGAGCTGTGCTTCCTAACAGGTACTGTAGCATTGTTTCATATCAAACCATCTGTCAAATTATAATGCATACTGAAACTGGTATTTTGACAGCAGCATCTTGCCAAGTTAAGTAGAAGTGTTTTGCTTGTGTAGACATAAGTTTAGAATGAAGTTTTGTAGCTAGAAGATAAGGTATATAAATGAAGCTGAAGAGTTTGAGGGGTTTTGATGTTGCGTAGGCTTTATGCACCGTGTTCAACACTGGCCTACTGATAACTTGAAGTTTTTTGGAGGTAGAGcttctgctgaaaagaaagagaaatttccTATAAATAGATAATTTTGTAAGATATCCAAGTACCTTATTCCTCTGAGATATTGACTTTGCACTAGCTGTACCTGTCCATCTcagcactgttttgttttcctttgcaaatgtAAGTAAGGAGCTGCATGTCTTGTGTGGTTTCCTCTCAAGTGCAAAAAtccagaatttcttttttctatgcAGATGGGAATGTATGTACAGGGAGCAGCTGAAAACCTTACTGACACTTTATGTGTCTGCAGTACACGCATGGTTAATCTGCATGACTTTCAAGTTCACTTTTCTTAGTCTTCTTACtcagaaaaagattttgctgTTAACAGGATTAACTGAGAAGATGCGTAATGATTTTAATATGATGAAAGACTTGGCTATTCATACACGACTGCCACCTGAGCAGAGGCAACGTGAAATTGGAAGACTTGTTGAGTACATCCGAAAGTATGCTACCTTAATGTCTTCTGTGCTTCTTCATCATACAAATTTTTCATGACAAACTTCTGTCCTGTAACAAAACTTTGGAAATAGtactggtttaaaaaagaaaaaaagtatctgcaagaacagatttctttgttttaatttaaatcttgtttttaaacaggGATGACAATGTTCAGAAAGAACTCCGAGACTGGGGTTTAAGCTTTGATTCTAATCTATTATCCTTTAAGGGAAGAGTTGTTCAAGGCGAAAAGATCCTTCAGTCGGGAAATATGGTAAATAAAGCAACCTCTAAAATATTCTGGATAAACTCATAAAATAAGTTATTAAGGAAGGAAATACTGCTTGTTAGTTGATACATGAAGGATTATGAGTGAAAACCTTATACACAAATCTCTGTCCAAAGAGGAGACTCTCACACTTCTTAAATTATTTACAAGTTCTGTTTAGAAACCCCTGGAGGTTTTCCTGGCTTGCATTACAATAGTGTCTTCCTTGCAAAATGGTCCCTCTGTCTGAACAAAGTTATTTCAGATACACAAACTGGGACACTAGAGATGTTTCTAACTAGCTTCAACTTATTAAAACACCAGTGCTTAAAAATGAGAagccattaatttttttcagttggtaGAACACATATGGTATCTGTTCACTCTGAGGTGAGGTGACTTGGAGGTGAATCACTTAGATTTTAGTTAAGTCATAGGTCGCCATAAAACATGATGTATTTGTTCTCTAGTAGAGGTCTTTGTTTTGAATAGATGCTAGATGCAAAAGGGCATCTTACAGTATCTTGATCCGTATATCTGTGTTTGATAaaggttttttgtgtgtgttgggtGTTACTGAAAAGATCCAATATCTTCTTTGTGATAATACGTTTTCTCAGCAGTTACCTtattaaaaaggcaaatgtaaGAAAAGGAAGTCAACGCACAAACAGCTGTGCCTTTGTAGTGAGAGTTTGTGTGGCAAATAGCAACAACTTATCTGGGCTAAAAATCCTAAGTATCTTTGCATCAttataaatgaaacatttgagGAGCATGAGATTTCTTGAAAGGGCTGGTAAAGCTTATTTTCGGTTGGTGACAAGAGGAGTAAAGGAACAGATCAGAATCATTTTTCTAGGCAGAAGCATTCCAGTCTGTTCTTCAAGTGTGTCAGGAAGTAGGTGTGGTATAGCTTGTTCAGGAGGgtgttgattttcttcctttactgtCTCTTATTTACAGTTTGATTACAATCCTCAGTTTGGTGATTGGTCAAAGGAAACTAGGGGAACTCCCTTAATCTGTGCCAAGCCCCTGGACAACTGGTTATTAATATACACACGCCGCAACTATGATACTGCTAATACATTGcttcaaaatctgtttaaaGTTACACCAGCTATGGGAATCAAAATGAACAAGGCAACCATGTAAGTGTCTTTAGAAAGCTGATGGAAAAATCATTTCATTAAGGCATATCTGTTAGCATGCTTAGACTGTTAAATGAGGAGTATAGCATAGTATGTCACACTACCAAGTTCTGTGAGGTTTGTGGTAAAGTTGCTTTCAGTAAGCAAATTGTTCAGTTTTCTCCAGTGACTGACTACTTACACTTTTATTTGTAAGATCTTTCACTGGGGGTTCAAGCATGACAAATCCAAACCATATCAGACATAAAGTTGTTGagaaaatctttctgaagtGGAGCTATATTTAATAGGAAAAGGagtcttggatgacatggtttagtgtgaggtgtccgtgcccatggcaggggggttggaactagatgatcttagaATCCTTTCCtaccctaactattctatgattctgtgtgttttcttgctGACTTTGGATGTATTCTGACTTGTTCTCGTTGCAAACATCTTCCTTTGAGTACCTGTGCTTGCTTTTAACTTTGAATTTCATTGCTCTTGGAAACCTCATTTATGGATGATTCCTCTTAATCTTCAAAATGTGagtgttgtttgtttattaataGCTGTAAAAGTGACACTTCATACAGCAGTGATGCATAATGAGCACTTATGTTTTTGCTGAAGTTTCAATAGCTgttagttggggtttttttctgtaagcatttttctcttccttttcaggaTTGAAGTAGATGATAGAACAGAAGCTTATTTAAGGGGTTTACAGCAAAGTATTACTTCTGACACAAACATAGTATGTATTTGAACCTGTAATTTCAAATTGTATTAAACTCTGTTATTGGTGTTTTAAGACTAGTGGGATtcattctcagaaataaaactcttGGCTCCTGAGTATCTACTATATGCCTACTCATACTGCTGTTCAAACTCCAGACTAACTATGAGTATCCCTCTGGGAAAAGAGCCTTTGTACTTGGCTCTGGAGCGTGGGCACTGAAACTTTACAGGTATTTCTTTCACTGTGAACACTTGACTATTTCTCTTGAGTGTAAGAAACTTTTAAAGAACTACAACTGTTACGTAAGTCTGAGAGTGCAGCTgcttaaaaacttctttttttttctttaaaggtagTTTGTGTTTTATCTAGTACCCGAAAGGATAAATATGATGCTATCAAGAAGTACTTATGTACAGATTGTCCTGTTCCAAGTCAATGTGTGGTTGCTCGCACTTTAAGCAAGCCTCAGACTGCTATGGCCATAGCAACAAAAATTGCCTTACAAATGAACTGTAAAATGGGTGGAGAACTTTGGAGTGTTGAGATTCCAgtaagtaatttttgttttaaatggtaatagctggtttttttaattgagtcTTACTTAAAAACcaagccttttttccccaaaaaagaaaGTCGTGATTGTTTGTGTAGTTTCTTTTGTGTCTGTGAGAAGAGGCATGAAGTTAAATATGACATAAGGAGATGTTTAATTCAAGAACTCAGTGCCTAAGGTTTATTGAAGTGTCCTGAAACCACAGACCTTATGTCAGGATCTTGTTTGGCTGTAGGATGGAGATGATGGGTGCTTTGGCATGTCTTCATGTACTAATATGTTTTGTGCATTGATTCCTTTTAAGCTGAAACAGGTAATGGTTGTGGGAATTGATTGTTACCATGACACACTATCTGGAAAGCAGTCAATTGCAGGATTTGTCTCTAGCCTGAATCAAACAATGACACGGTAAGATTTGAATGCcagagggggtggggggaagaaagaatCTTTGTGTCTCCCTTAACTGAAAAGTAGCTTGAATGTAGTGGGTACAAATTGATTTACTGTACATTGTTAGTAAGAACTATGTattgtgaagtattttttccactCTGTCCCTTAAGGAATAGCCTTGTCCTTCTTCCACAGCGCTTGGGAGAGCAGGCAAGTAGTGTGGCAAGGGCTGGGATGAATAGAGGACATCAGAGCTGGGGGCTCCTCTGCCTCTTTGGTTGACTTGTGTAAAAGCTTTTTGACTGAGCAGAATTGCACGTGGTGCTAAGGCATTTATCTACCGCAGGGGCTTTGCGAGGGACGTACTGCCCTAGCACACTAACTCTTGCTTGACTGCATTGACCCACAATACCTA comes from Strigops habroptila isolate Jane chromosome 11, bStrHab1.2.pri, whole genome shotgun sequence and encodes:
- the PIWIL1 gene encoding piwi-like protein 1; protein product: MTGRARARSRGRPPGQETAIPSVGAASVQQALPIQPPGRHQPRVHPSLLEEPGGRGRQRAPQSVPQGQSERRPEGLQISVGFQELSLADRGRRRRDFNDVGVNTRQAIEHVQESKTGTSGVMIKLSTNYFRLTSRPQWALYQYHVGYSPEMEARRLRSALLFQHEELIGKTHAFDGSILFLPKKLVNKVTEVFSRTRNGEDVKITITLTNELPPSSPTCLQFYNIIFRRLLKMLNLQQIGRNYYNPNDPISIPNHRLMVWPGFTSSILQYEESIMLCVDVSHKVLRSETVLDFMYSLYYQVEEQRFRDTCAKELIGLIVLTKYNNKTYRVDDIDWDANPQCTFRKSDGSEISYVDYYKRQYNQEITDLNQPVLISQCRRKGGNMMPGPVVLIPELCFLTGLTEKMRNDFNMMKDLAIHTRLPPEQRQREIGRLVEYIRKDDNVQKELRDWGLSFDSNLLSFKGRVVQGEKILQSGNMFDYNPQFGDWSKETRGTPLICAKPLDNWLLIYTRRNYDTANTLLQNLFKVTPAMGIKMNKATMIEVDDRTEAYLRGLQQSITSDTNIVVCVLSSTRKDKYDAIKKYLCTDCPVPSQCVVARTLSKPQTAMAIATKIALQMNCKMGGELWSVEIPLKQVMVVGIDCYHDTLSGKQSIAGFVSSLNQTMTRWFSRCVVQSRGQELVDGLKACLQTALRDWFKWNKYLPSRIIVYRDGVGDGQLYTLVNYEVPQFLDCLKSVGKDYNPRLTVIVVKKRVNTRFFAESVGSLKNPPPGTVVDVEVTRPEWYDFYIVSQAVRNGCVAPTHYNVIYDTSKLKPDHIQRLTYKLCHMYYNWSGVIRVPAPCQYAHKLAFLVGQSIHREPNLLLSDRLYYL